The following proteins are encoded in a genomic region of Sparus aurata chromosome 23, fSpaAur1.1, whole genome shotgun sequence:
- the timp2b gene encoding metalloproteinase inhibitor 2b, whose product MTWTANSCFVTLAILFLWRVEEIAEACSCSPAHPQQAFCSSDVVIRAKLVGEQEVEVGNDIYGNPIKRIKYEIKQIKMFKGPSQDIDAIYTAPTSAVCGVTLETNGKEYLIAGKLEADGTMHVTLCDFILPWDDTSATQRKSLTQRYEMGCDCKITRCTSIPCMITSPAECLWLDWVMEKSVNGQQAKHYACIKRSDDSCAWYRGSAPPKRDFLDIEDP is encoded by the exons atgacTTGGACGGCGAACAGTTGTTTTGTCACTCTGGCCATCCTGTTTCTGTGGCGGGTGGAAGAAATCGCAGAAGCCTGCAGCTGCTCCCCAGCGCATCCTCAGCAGGCGTTTTGCAGCTCAGATGTCG TTATCAGGGCGAAGTTAGTCGGCGAGCAGGAGGTTGAGGTCGGCAACGACATCTATGGAAACCCCATCAAGCGGATCAAGTACGAGATCAAACAAATCAAG ATGTTCAAAGGACCCAGCCAGGATATCGATGCCATCTACACCGCTCCCACTTCTGCCGTGTGCGGAGTGACTCTGGAGACCAACGGCAAGGAGTATCTCATCGCAG GCAAACTGGAGGCCGACGGGACGATGCACGTCACGCTGTGTGACTTCATTCTGCCCTGGGACGACACAAGTGCCACCCAGAGGAAGAGCCTGACTCAGCGCTATGAAATGGGCTGTGATTGCAAG ATCACACGCTGCACCTCCATCCCCTGCATGATCACCAGCCCGGCGGAGTGCCTGTGGTTGGACTGGGTGATGGAGAAGTCAGTCAACGGACAGCAAGCCAAACACTATGCTTGTATCAAGAGGAGTGACGACTCTTGCGCCTGGTACAGAGGGTCAGCACCACCCAAAAGGGATTTCCTGGACATCGAAGACCCTTAA